ACTACTGGAATGTGGGTAGGTGTGAACAGAAACCACTCCTTGTGACTAGGTGTGAAATTTGGGCACCTTGGAGGTGTCAAAAATTTTCATTATGTTAGAAGGTGTCATGTTTTGTCTCATACTGCAATCTCATTGGTCACTGACTTACATAAATACAGCTTCCAGAAACTAGGCCAGCAGTTCACTTTTTGCCAAGCTACTGGAAGCAAGTTCTCAACTCCTTCTTAGCTGGACATTCATCTCCTGGACTGTTCTCCTAGACTGCTCTTCTGGATCCTGGCCTCTCACAGTTTTATTAAGCAAGCATTTTGAATTGTTATATATTTAAATCAATATCTCTTTATCTCTTTCAGAAAAGATGGCCTCATACCAGAAGGAAAACCGCACTCCATTGGGCTGCAAGTATTGCATGAGAATGCAAGGAAAGCTGTCGGTTCACCTCCGCAAGGTGTGCATGAAAACAGCAACTGAAGCTGAAATCACCCAAGAGGTGGAGGAAGCAAAGAAGAGAATGCGTAAAGTTGCGGAGTCTTTGAGTATTGTCTTCTATGACAGCGTCAATGACAAGAAGAGTGGATTTTCCAGTGCACAAGAGttctttgtagattttttggAGCGTCATGGATGCATTGTAGCAGAAAAACCATCTGAAAAGTAAGTAATATATACTTTAGTATCTAtcaacctatctatctatctatctatcaatctatcaaaTGTTAATGCTGATTTTATGTGCATCCTTAGGCAACCATCTGATGAAGTTACTGAACAGGATCAGTAAGTTTAATTTCCTTTCTAAAATTTTGTAATATGGGTGTATTATAACACTACAATGATTCTAGTGTACCCACTAATGGATAGTATGCACATTAATTGTTCACTGTTTGTTTCAGGAGTAGCTCTGTAACCCTAAGAAGAAAATTGACTGAGGCTGGTGTCCACAAGAAGCATGATGTGAATTCTCAAATGTTTCTGAACTTCAGAGAATACCTGGCAATTCAGTTCTCAGAGTTGGGCATAAGGCAAATGGTTTGTATGATTTTTCTATCACTTTGTATGCATTACAGGAACCTTGTTAGGCATTGAATATCTTAACTGACATCTATGTCTTTTCTATCAGGTAGAAAATGTTTCCCGCTACTTATATTTCATGAGCCCGGATGAGATCTCTTTGGGATTTCTCAATGATCCAGAGAAAACCAAACTATTTGTGAGCACCCACTTGCGTTTGAAGACGACTATAAGCACCATCAAAAATTATCTTAACCATATCCAGCAGTTCACTAGATTTGTGATTTCAGAAAACTTCCATGAAACCATTGGGGAGGACACCAAAGAGTCTGCCCAGGCCTTCCTTGCAGAACTGAAGAACATAAATGAAGAGATTAACCAGAAATTCAacaaaaagccacaaaaaatgTAAGCATGGGTTAGGCCATTAGAACTAAATAATTAGACAGGGGGCGGTGGGAATATAGTCCCAAATATTTTGTAGTTACTACCTTATTAATATTGGTATTGCATGGCTCTGTAtagtttatgatttttttaaattaacccaactatgtttatttttttctttatcagcGACAGACATCTAAACCCTATGGATTGCCGCAGAGTACTAGCAGCAGCAAAGCCCCATGTGGTAAACATGTTCTCTCGGTCAGTCGGAGATTGTGGACTAGATGACAAAGATAAGACCATCACATGCTACTACCTTGAAGCTTTGCTGATTCTTAATCATCTTCGCAAACCATCTGTGGTCCAAAACCTGATGGTTAAAGATTGGCTGGAGAGGAAATATACCACCTATTTTGATGGAAGCACCAAAAAGAGGGTCTGCATTGTGAAAACACAAGGGACTGCTATTGCGCTTACGGATGAAGAGGAGCTGGTAAGTGTTtaagaaaataaattatttatttattatttatatcatAGCGAGGCAATTCCTTAACACTTGTTTCCTTCCTATAGCTGTTCAGCATATACTTTAAAGATATCCGACCAACCCAACTGGCAAAGGAATCAAAGACAGTGGAGTTCTTTGTGTCGTGCAAAGGAAAACGAGTCACAAATCCCTGCAATGACTTAAAGAGACTCCATGAGAAGTAAGTAATCAGTAGGTCTGAGAATAATTAGGTATTATATTTACTGTCTTGCACCACTAAAGTGTCCTGTATCACTGCTAACAATGCCTTTTTTTATGTCCTTTAGGTTTAAGATGCCTGTAGTATCTGGAAAAGAGGCAATAGAGGCATTTGATCAGTGGGCTGATGACAATCTATGCCAGGAAGATAGAGACACTGTTAATAATTATATCCACCTGGACATCAGCCGACTCGGATTCAGTAAAAATGCAGTTATCCAGGGTATGCATATTCTCACCACATTGAGTGGTGGAAATGAAACTGAGAGCAGTGGACCGTCTCAtaaaaagaggaggagagaaggagaagaagaagaatcaGAAGAAGATCAAGAAGAAGCAGAAGAGGAAGGAGGAGCGGAAAGCACTGCAAGCATTGAAGACCTTGTAGACCTTAAAGAGGAGAGCTTCAAAAGATTACTTCAAATATATCCTTTAGGCCTCAACCAGtcccctccatccttaagtgtaTGTAGGCAGGCCAGCCAACTCAATGCACAATACTGCCTGGATAAATGGAGACGAACACAATATACAGATCGTATCAAGGATGTTGTTGGTAAGTTTCTTATTAATATTTCCCTTTTTCAACTGCATTCTAATTGAAATGACGCAATTGTTAGGGCAGCAATGTTATTTATTTGGTATACTAACTGtcaccttttacttttttttcttgtgtaGATCATTTCAGGAATCTTCCCAGCAAAGAACAAGTGAAGGCTTATATGGAACATCAGGCCTGGGACACCAATGTGCCAAGAACATTTGACATTCTGCAGGCCTGGAGACCTCAAGAACCGAGAAGAAAAGAGGACACTATGGAACATGTTAAAGCTTTAATAGACTCCCAGGAGTGGCCAGGACTTGTTGCAGTGGAGGATAAAAAAACAGGTGGTCACTCCCTTAAAACCAGTCGGGTTTTTCAGAAAGGAGAGATTGTATGTGACTATCACGGAGTCTTAATGGACGGCAAGGAGGCTGAGGAGCTGCAAAAAACATTGACTGATGAGAAATGCTATAGCTTCTTCTTCCAGGACAAAGGGAAGAAGATGTGCATAAATGCGACAAATATACCTTGCCTGTGCCACCAAGACATGTTGTCGACTTTTGGGAGGCTGATTAATCATTCATGCAAAAGAGCAAATCTAAAACCTGTGGTGAAACATATTAAGGACGGAAAACAGCCAGTTATTCTCTTTGAGGCCAAGAGAAACCTGCCACCTGGCACAGAACTGTTATTTGACTATGGTGTCCGTAAAAACTCATTTGGTGAAGGAAAAGATCTAAGTTGGCTTGAAACTTGACCTCATGCTACTTTATTTATTGTATGTTTGAATTTATTGTTATAATAAATAATGCTATGATTTGTCAAAGTGTAATATTAAGATaattggggagatttaccaaTCAGCCTTAAACCCTACATGTCCTTTTTCTCACAGcaaacaatcacagctcaacttctaTATTTTAACAAAGCTCTGGTaatgtgaaagttgagctgtgattggttgctgtgagaaaaaacagacaagaagggtttcaggctgattgataaatcagtATATTcttgttaaaatgtttttttcaccaTTCTGTTAATTATTCTTAAATTATTGAACTGTTgttagattcgattcactcatctttaattatgatgttttttttttttacctttgcattattaataaagttattttacttATTCCAAAATATAAAGACTCTATGTGAATTGATTAAAGTGCATTTATTAAACTAAAAAACCCATTATCACAGTCactcggtataaaaaaaaagtctgtctgTGAGCAGTGCCATTCAGGGCATTATACATGAGATAGAATGGTGCAATGAATCAATAAGGCTTCCAAAGATctttattttacaggtaaccgagaattgggtaatggggaccgctgacggtcaccactacccaattctcggtataaaaaaagtccacctgtaatagaagcagtgccattcaggggattgtacatgagagtgaatgtgaaaatcaataagcctttcaaagacctctgttattttacaggtaaccgagaattgggtaatggggaccgctgacggtcaccattacccaattctcggtataaaaaaagtccacctgtaatagaagcaatgagattcaggggattgtacatgagagtgaatgtgaaaatcaataagcctttcaaagacctctgttattttacaggtaaccgagaattgggtaatggggaccgctgacggtcaccactacccaattctcggtataaaaaaagtccacctgtaatagaagcaatgccattcaggggattgtacatgcGAGTGAATTCGAAAATCAATAAGGCTTTCAAAGACCTAagttattttacaggtaaccgagaattgggtaatggggaccgctgacggtcaccattacccaattctcggtataaaaaaagtccacctgtaatagaagcaatgagattcaggggattgtacatgagagtgaatgtgaaaatcaataagcctttcaaagacctctgttattttacaggtaaccgagaattgggtaatggggaccgctgacggtcaccattacccaattctcggtataaaaaaagtccacctgtaatagaagcaatgcCATTCAGGGCATTATACATGAGAGAGAATGGTGCAATGAATCAATAAGGCTTAAAAAGATctttattttacaggtaaccgagaattgggtaatggggaccgctgacggtcaccactacccaattctcggtataaaaaaagtccacctgtaatagaagcagTGCCATTAAGGGGATTTgcatgagagtgaatgtgaaaatcaataaggCTTTTAAAGACCTAagttattttacaggtaaccgagaattgggtaatggggaccgctgatGGTCatcattacccaattctcggtataaaaaaagtccacctgtaatagaagcaatgagattcaggggattgtacatgagagtgaattCGAAAATCAATAAGGCTTTCAAAGATCTatgttattttacaggtaaccgagaattgggtaatggtgactagagatgagcgaacttacagtaaattcaattcgtcacgaacttctcggctcggcagttgatgacttatcctgcgtaaattatttCAGCCttcgggtgctccggtgggctggaaaaggtggatacattcctaggaaaaagtctcctaggactgtatccaccttttccagcccacgggagcacctgaaagctgaactcatttatgcaagataagtcatcaactgctgagccgagaagttcgtgacgaatcgaatttactgtaagttcgctcatctctaatggtgaccactgacgtatgttttttttacctttgcattaattaataaagttattttacttATTCCAAAATATAAAGACTCTATGTGAATTGATGAAAGTGCAGGGAAATTAAAGTGcatttattaaacaaaaaaaaacattttcacagtcactcggtataaaaaaaaaaagtctgtctgTGAGCAGTGCCATTCAGGGCATTATACATGAGAGAGAATGGTGCAATGAATCAATAAGGCTTCCAAAGATctttattttacaggtaaccgagaattgggtaatggggaccgctgacggtcaccattacccaattctcggtataaaaaaagtccacctgtaatagaagcaatgagattcaggggattgtacatgagagtgaatgtgaaaatcaataagcctttcaaagacctctgttattttacaggtaaccgagaattgggtaatggggaccgctgacggtcaccattacccaattctcggtataaaaaaagtccacctgtaatagaagcaatgagattcaggggattgtacatgagagtgaatgtgaaaatcaataagcctttcaaagacctctgttattttacaggtaaccgagaattgggtaatggggaccgctgacggtcaccattacccaattctcggtataaaaaaagtccacctgtaatagaagcaatgagattcaggggattgtacatgagagtgaatgtgaaaatcaataagcctttcaaagacctctgttattttacaggtaaccgagaattgggtaatggggaccgctgacggtcaccattacccaattctcggtataaaaaaagtccacctgtaatagaagcaatgagattcaggggattgtacatgagagtgaatgtgaaaatcaataagcctttcaaagacctctgttattttacaggtaaccgagaattgggtaatggggaccgctgacggtcaccattacccaattctcggtataaaaaaagtccacctgtaatagaagcaatgagattcaggggattgtacatgagagtgaatgtgaaaatcaataagcctttcaaagacctctgttattttacaggtaaccaagaattgggtaatggggaccgctgacggtcaccattacccaattctcggtataaaaaaagtccacctgtaatagaagcaatgagattcaggggattgtacatgagagtgaatgtgaaaatcaataagcctttcaaagacctctgttattttacaggtaaccgagaattgggtaatggggaccgctgacggtcaccattacccaattctcggtataaaaaaagtccacctgtaatagaagcaatgagattcaggggattgtacatgagagtgaatgtgaaaatcaataagcctttcaaagacctctgttattttacaggtaaccgagaattgggtaatggggaccgctgacggtcaccattacccaattctcggtataaaaaaagtccacctgtaatagaagcaatgagattcaggggattgtacatgagagtgaatgtgaaaatcaataagcctttcaaagacctctgttattttacaggtaaccgagaattgggtaatggggaccgctgacggtcaccattacccaattctcggtataaaaaaagtccacctgtaatagaagcaatgagattcaggggattgtacatgagagtgaatgtgaaaatcaataagcctttcaaagacctctgttattttacaggtaaccgagaattgggtaatggggaccgctgacggtcaccattacccaattctcggtataaaaaaagtccacctgtaatagaagcaatgagattcaggggattgtacatgagagtgaatgtgaaaatcaataagcctttcaaagacctctgttattttacaggtaaccgagaattgggtaatggggaccgctgacggtcaccattacccaattctcggtataaaaaaagtccacctgtaatagaagcaatgagattcaggggattgtacatgagagtgaatgtgaaaatcaataagcctttcaaagacctctgttattttacaggtaaccgagaattgggtaatggggaccgctgacggtcaccattacccaattctcggtataaaaaaagtccacctgtaatagaagcaatgagattcaggggattgtacatgagagtgaatgtgaaaatcaataagcctttcaaagacctctgttattttacaggtaaccgagaattgggtaatggggaccgctgacggtcaccattacccaattctcggtataaaaaaagtccacctgtaatagaagcaatgagattcaggggattgtacatgagagtgaatgtgaaaatcaataagcctttcaaagaccactgttattttacaggtaaccgagaattgggtaatggggaccgctgacggtcaccattaccccaattctcggtataaaaaaagtccacctgtaatagaagcaatgagattcagggggattgtacatgagagtgaatgtgaaaatcaataagcctttcaaagacctctgttattttacaggtaaccgagaattgggtaaatggggaccgctgacggtcaccattacccaattctcggtataaaaaaagtccacctgtaatagaagcaatgagattcaggggattgtacatgagagtgaatgtgaaaatcaataagcctttcaaagacctctgttattttacagggtaaccgagaattgggtaatggggaccgctgacggtcaccattacccaattctcggtataaaaaaagtccacctgtaatagaagcaatgagattcaggggattgtacatgagagtgaatgtgaaaatcaataagcctttcaaagacctctgttattttacaggtaaccgagaattgggtaatggggaccgctgacggtcaccattacccaattctcggtataaaaaaagtccacctgtaatagaagcaatgagattcaggggattgtacatgagagtgaatgtgaaaatcaataagcctttcaaagacctctgttattttacaggtaaccgagaattgggtaatggggaccgctgaccggtcaccattacccaattctcggtataaaaaaaagtccacctgtaatagaagcaatgagattcaggggattgtacatgagagtgaatgtgaaaatcaataagcctttcaaagacctctgttattttacaggtaaccgagaattgggtaatggggaccgctgacggtcaccattacccaatctcggtataaaaaaagtccacctgtaatagaagcaatgagattcaggggattgtacatgagagtgaatgtgaaaatcaataagcctttcaaagacctctgttattttacaggtaaccgagaattgggtaattgggaccgctgacggtcaccattacccaattctcggtataaaaaaagtccacctgtaatagaagcaatgagattcaggggattgtacatgagagtgaatgtgaaaatcaataagcctttcaaagacctctgttattttacaggtaaccgagaattgggtaatggggaccgctgacggtcaccattacccaattctcgtataaaaaaagtccacctgtaatagaagcaatgagattcaggggattgtacatgagagtgaatgtgaaaatcaataagcctttcaaagacctctgttattttacaggttaaccgagaattgggtaatggggaccgctgacggtcaccattacccaattctcgtataaaaaaaagtccacctgtaatagaagcaatgagattcaggggattgtacatgagagtgaatgtgaaaatcaataagcctttcaaagacctctgttattttacaggtaaccgagaattgggtaatggggaccgctgacggtcaccattacccaattctcggtataaaaaagtccacctgtaatagaagcaatgagattcaggggattgtacatgagagtgaatgtgaaaatcaataagcctttcaaagacctctgttattttacaggtaaccgagaattgggtaatggggacccgctgacggtcaccattacccaattctcggtataaaaaaagtccacctgtaatagaagcaatgagattcaggggattgtacatgagagtgaatgtgaaaatcaataagcctttcaaagacctctgttattttacagggtaaccgagaattgggtaatggggaccgctgacggtcaccattacccaattctcggtataaaaaatagtccacctgtaatagaagcaatgagattcaggggattgtacatgagagtgaatgtgaaaatcaataagcctttcaaagacctctgttattttacaggtaaccgagaattgggtaatggggacccgctgacggtcaccattacccaattctcggtataaaaaaagtccacctgtaatagaagcaatgagattcaggggattgtacatgagagtgaatgtgaaaatcaataagcctttcaaagacctctgttattttacaggtaaccgagaattgggtaatggggaccgctgacggtcaccattacccaattctcggtataaaaaaagtccacctgtaatagaagcaatgagattcaggggattgtacatgagagtgaatgtgaaaatcaataagcctttcaaagacctctgttattttacaggtaaccgagaattgggtaatggggaccgctgacggtcaccattacccaattctcggtataaaaaaaagtccacctgtaatagaagcaatgagattcaggggattgtacatgagagtgaatgtgaaaatcaataagcctttcaaagacctctgttattttacaggtaaccgagaattgggtaatggggaccgctgacggtcaccattacccaattctcggtataaaaaaagtccacctgtaatagaagcaatgagattcaggggattgtacatgagagtgaatgtgaaaatcaataagcctttcaaagacctctgttattttacaggtaaccgagaattgggtaatggggaccgctgacggtcaccattacccaattctcggtataaaaaaagtccacctgtaatagaagcaatgagattcaggggattgtacatgagagtgaatgtgaaaatcaataagcctttcaaagacctctgttattttacaggtaaccgagaattgggtaatggggaccgctgacggtcaccattacccaattctcggtataaaaaaagtccacctgtaatagaagcaatgagattcaggggattgtacatgagagtgaatgtgaaaatcaataagcctttcaaagacctctgttattttacaggtaaccgagaattgggtaatggggaccgctgacggtcaccattacccaattctcggtataaaaaaagtccacctgtaatagaagcaatgagattcaggggattgtacatgagagtgaatgtgaaaatcaataagcctttcaaagacctctgttattttacaggtaaccgagaattgggtaatggggaaccgctgacggtcaccattacccaattctcggtataaaaaaagtccacctgtaatagaagcaatgagattcaggggattgtacatgagagtgaatgtgaaaatcaataagccctttcaaagacctctgttattttacaggtaaccgagaattgggtaatggggaccgctgacggtcaccattacccaattctcggtataaaaaaagtccacctgtaatagaagcaatgagattcaggggattgtacatgagagtgaatgtgaaaatcaataagcctttcaaagacctctgttattttacaggtaaacgagaattgggtaatggggaccgctgacggtcaccattacccaattctcggtataaaaaaagtccacctgtaatagaagcaatgagattcaggggattgtacatgagagtgaatgtgaaaatcaataagcctttcaaagacctctgttattttacaggtaaccgagaattgggtaatggggaccgctgacggtcaccattacccaattctcggtataaaaaaaagtccaccCTGTAATAGAAGCAGTGCcattcaggggattgtacatgagagtgaatgtgaaaatcaataagcctttcaaagacctctgttattttacaggtaaccgagaattgggtaatggggaccgctgacggtcaccattacccaattctcggtataaaaaaagtccacctgtaatagaagcaatgagattcaggggattgtacatgagagtgaatgtgaaaatcaataagcctttcaaagacctctgttatttatacaggtaaccgagaattgggtaatggggaccgctgacggtcaccattacccaattctcggtataaaaaaagtccacctgtaatagaagcagatgagattcaggggattgtacatgagagtgaatgtgaaaatcaataagcctttcaaagacctctgttattttacaggtaaccgagaattgggtaatggggaccgctgacggtcaccattacccaattctcg
Above is a genomic segment from Hyla sarda isolate aHylSar1 chromosome 1, aHylSar1.hap1, whole genome shotgun sequence containing:
- the LOC130276382 gene encoding uncharacterized protein LOC130276382 isoform X2, which gives rise to MASYQKENRTPLGCKYCMRMQGKLSVHLRKVCMKTATEAEITQEVEEAKKRMRKVAESLSIVFYDSVNDKKSGFSSAQEFFVDFLERHGCIVAEKPSEKQPSDEVTEQDQSSSVTLRRKLTEAGVHKKHDVNSQMFLNFREYLAIQFSELGIRQMVENVSRYLYFMSPDEISLGFLNDPEKTKLFVSTHLRLKTTISTIKNYLNHIQQFTRFVISENFHETIGEDTKESAQAFLAELKNINEEINQKFNKKPQKIDRHLNPMDCRRVLAAAKPHVVNMFSRSVGDCGLDDKDKTITCYYLEALLILNHLRKPSVVQNLMVKDWLERKYTTYFDGSTKKRVCIVKTQGTAIALTDEEELLFSIYFKDIRPTQLAKESKTVEFFVSCKGKRVTNPCNDLKRLHEKFKMPVVSGKEAIEAFDQWADDNLCQEDRDTVNNYIHLDISRLGFSKNAVIQGMHILTTLSGGNETESSGPSHKKRRREGEEEESEEDQEEAEEEGGAESTASIEDLVDLKEESFKRLLQIYPLGLNQSPPSLSVCRQASQLNAQYCLDKWRRTQYTDRIKDVVDHFRNLPSKEQVKAYMEHQAWDTNVPRTFDILQAWRPQEPRRKEDTMEHVKALIDSQEWPGLVAVEDKKTGGHSLKTSRVFQKGEIVCDYHGVLMDGKEAEELQKTLTDEKCYSFFFQDKGKKMCINATNIPCLCHQDMLSTFGRLINHSCKRANLKPVVKHIKDGKQPVILFEAKRNLPPGTELLFDYGVRKNSFGEGKDLSWLET
- the LOC130276382 gene encoding uncharacterized protein LOC130276382 isoform X1, whose product is MMYQEKMASYQKENRTPLGCKYCMRMQGKLSVHLRKVCMKTATEAEITQEVEEAKKRMRKVAESLSIVFYDSVNDKKSGFSSAQEFFVDFLERHGCIVAEKPSEKQPSDEVTEQDQSSSVTLRRKLTEAGVHKKHDVNSQMFLNFREYLAIQFSELGIRQMVENVSRYLYFMSPDEISLGFLNDPEKTKLFVSTHLRLKTTISTIKNYLNHIQQFTRFVISENFHETIGEDTKESAQAFLAELKNINEEINQKFNKKPQKIDRHLNPMDCRRVLAAAKPHVVNMFSRSVGDCGLDDKDKTITCYYLEALLILNHLRKPSVVQNLMVKDWLERKYTTYFDGSTKKRVCIVKTQGTAIALTDEEELLFSIYFKDIRPTQLAKESKTVEFFVSCKGKRVTNPCNDLKRLHEKFKMPVVSGKEAIEAFDQWADDNLCQEDRDTVNNYIHLDISRLGFSKNAVIQGMHILTTLSGGNETESSGPSHKKRRREGEEEESEEDQEEAEEEGGAESTASIEDLVDLKEESFKRLLQIYPLGLNQSPPSLSVCRQASQLNAQYCLDKWRRTQYTDRIKDVVDHFRNLPSKEQVKAYMEHQAWDTNVPRTFDILQAWRPQEPRRKEDTMEHVKALIDSQEWPGLVAVEDKKTGGHSLKTSRVFQKGEIVCDYHGVLMDGKEAEELQKTLTDEKCYSFFFQDKGKKMCINATNIPCLCHQDMLSTFGRLINHSCKRANLKPVVKHIKDGKQPVILFEAKRNLPPGTELLFDYGVRKNSFGEGKDLSWLET